From Lasioglossum baleicum chromosome 2, iyLasBale1, whole genome shotgun sequence, a single genomic window includes:
- the LOC143220115 gene encoding uncharacterized protein LOC143220115 — translation MAATTRKGLKRKYVEKVADNEKVLDETDSEMNSDIVEDVEIITKKRRKQPKKLNRRVTVSESSDSSLDFTKRDSPPQILKSNTVESTSTPPSNLCQDDINSLKNYINETIEQNCKPLSVKLSQLTSMMVDIKATLNELLGRSIDHKSTNNSCDVISDFNEIWKLPCQTVEEFKIFDEKIGKEIDVRTQIY, via the exons ATGGCTGCGACGACTAGGAAAGGCCTCAAGCGAAAATATGTGGAAAAAGTTGCAGATAACGAAAAAG TTTTAGATGAGACGGATTCTGAAATGAATTCTGATATTGTTGAAGACGTCGAGATCATaacgaaaaaaagaaggaaGCAACCGAAGAAATTAAACAGAAGAGTCACCGTTTCAGAAAGTTCCGACAGCAGCTTAGACTTTACTAAACGCGATTCACCGCCGCAAATATTAAAATCAAACACAGTTGAATCTACATCCACTCCACCGTCGAATTTATGTCAAGACGACATCAATTCATTGAAAA ATTACATCAACGAAACAATAGAACAAAATTGCAAACCCCTATCAGTTAAATTAAGCCAACTGACAAGTATGATGGTCGACATAAAAGCAACCCTGAACGAGCTGTTAGGAAGATCAATCGATCATAAGAGCACTAACAACAGTTGCGATGTTAtttccgattttaatgaaatttggaAACTTCCGTGTCAGACGGTAGAGGAGTTCAAAATATTTGATGAAAAAATCGGAAAGGAGATAGATGTCC GCACACAAATTTATTAG
- the LOC143220119 gene encoding uncharacterized protein LOC143220119 — MAATTRKGLKRKYVEKVADNEKVLDETDSEMNSDIVEDVEIITKKRRKQPKKLNRRVTVSESSDSSLDFTKRDSPPQILKSNTVESTSTPPSNLCQDDINSLKNYINETIEQNCKPLSVKLSQLTSMMVDIKATLNELLGRSIDHKSTNNSCDVISDFNEIWKLPCQTVEEFKIFDEKIGKEIDVHLSD; from the exons ATGGCTGCGACGACTAGGAAAGGCCTCAAGCGAAAATATGTGGAAAAAGTTGCAGATAACGAAAAAG TTTTAGATGAGACGGATTCTGAAATGAATTCTGATATTGTTGAAGACGTCGAGATCATaacgaaaaaaagaaggaaGCAACCGAAGAAATTAAACAGAAGAGTCACCGTTTCAGAAAGTTCCGACAGCAGCTTAGACTTTACTAAACGCGATTCACCGCCGCAAATATTAAAATCAAACACAGTTGAATCTACATCCACTCCACCGTCGAATTTATGTCAAGACGACATCAATTCATTGAAAA ATTACATCAACGAAACAATAGAACAAAATTGCAAACCCCTATCAGTTAAATTAAGCCAACTGACAAGTATGATGGTCGACATAAAAGCAACCCTGAACGAGCTGTTAGGAAGATCAATCGATCATAAGAGCACTAACAACAGTTGCGATGTTAtttccgattttaatgaaatttggaAACTTCCGTGTCAGACGGTAGAGGAGTTCAAAATATTTGATGAAAAAATCGGAAAGGAGATAGATGTCC atctatccGACTAG